TCTAATTCCATTTCTTTTGGAATTTCAATGTTCATTAAATCTAAAATAGTTGGAGCAACTTTAGCAATTGCTGGATCGTTTTGTTTTAGTTTAATATTTAGATCAGTAATTATAATTGGAACTAATGAAGTTGTATGTTTTTTATTTACTTGTCCATCTTTATCAATCATTATTTCAGCATTACCATGATCTGCTGTAATCACCATAATTCCATTATGTCTTAAAACAAATTCTTCATGAATACGTTTTAATTGTTCGTCTAAAGTTTTACATGCAATTTCAGTGGCTTTATTATTTCCAGTATGACCTACCATATCACAATTTGCAAAGTTTAAAACTATAAAATCAAATTCATCTTTTTTAATTTCGTCTAATAGTTTATCTGTAATTTCAACGGCTGACATTTGTGGTTTTAAATCATAAGTTGCAACTTTTGCTGAAGGAATTAAATCAATATAAGCATTAGCTAAAGTAATTTCATCATTTTTTGCTAAACCATTTTTAAAATAGTCATTTCCTCCATCAAAAAAGAAAGTAACATGAGCAATTTTTTCAGTTTCAGCAATTCTTAATTGTTTTAATCCAAGTTTAGATAAATACTGACCTAAAGTATTTGTTAAAGGTTTTGGTGGATAAGCAATATGTGGTGAAGTTATACTATCTGAATATTTCATCATAGAAACAAATCTAATTTTATCTCCAATAAACTCAGCATCACTAAATGCTTCACTTTGTCAAGCTATATAGTTTTTATTAGTTAAAATTGATGAAATTTGAATAGCTCTATCTGGACGAAAATTAGTCATAATAATTGCATCATTTGCTTTTAAATTACCATTTAAATCATCTTGATTAAATGCTGGAATAATCATTTCATCATCGTGATTTATCATATATTCTTGTTGGATGTAATCTAAAATATTTGTAAATGATCTAACATTATTTCTATTAGTAATAGCATTATAAGCAATACGTGATCTATCAAATCTTTTATCACGATCCATTGCATAATATCTTCCACTAATTGAAGAAATCACACCAATATTATTATTTTGTTTTATTAATTCTAATAAATCTTTAACAAAATCATAAGCTAATTTTGGTTTAGTATCTCTTCCATCAGTAATTAAATCAAACTTAATATTTGTAATACCATAATCAATTGCTGCTTTATAAATAGCTATCATATGATCAAAATGAGAATGAACACCACCATTTGAAAATAATCCCATTAAATGTAAAGCGCTATTATTATTTTTTACATACTCAAAACTTTTAACAATTTCTTCATTTTTTGCTATGTTATTAGTTTTTGTTTCATGATTTAGTTTTGCTAAAGATTCTAAATTAATTCTTCCAGCTCCTAAATGAATATGTCCAACTTCAGAGTTTCCCATTTGATTATCAGGTAGACCTACTCATTTTCCTGAAGCGTGAGCTTTTAGTCAAGGATAAGTTTTTTTTAAGTACTCTACAAATACCATATTTGCATTATCAACAGCATTTCCTTTATCAGGTTCACTAATTCCTCAACCATCTAGAATTGCTAGTAAAACTGGTCTTTTTACTTTCATTTTTATTCTCCTAGTATATAGTGTTTAATAAATTCTTCAACTGCGCCTTGTTCAGCTGTTTTATCTATATAAATATTTGCTATTTTTTTAATTGGTTCAACTGAGTTTTTAATAGCTACTTTATATCCTACATGATTTATCATTTCTCAATCATTCATTCCATCACCAATTGCTGCAATGTTTTTTAAATCAATATTAAAATAGTTTGAAAATCATTCTACAGCTAATTTCTTATTAACATTTTTTTTATTAATTTCTGCTAGTTTATTATCATTTGTAGCTATGTTAAAATTCAATTCATTAACTAAAATATCATAAAATTCTTTGTTTGCATCAAAACCTAAAAGCTTAAAGAATTTAAAATTAAAATCATCTTTAATATCTTTATATTCAAGAACTTGACCATCAAAAAAAACAGTTTCATCATGATAATCACTTGGATTTTGAGTTCATTTATTAGTTATTACAGTTTTTAAATCATCAACATATCCTCAAATTTTAATATCACTATTTTTATATTTATCACTAGTTACTAAATCAAATACTTTTTTTGCTTGATCTGTACTAATTGGATTTGATAATAAAATTTGATCTTTACTTAAATCATAAATACAAGCTGCGTTATATCCAGCAATTAATTGATGATCAACTAACAAACCGTGATGTTTTAAACTATTTAGTTTTGCTAAAACAGGTCGTCCTGTAACAAAAACTACTTTAACTCCTTTATTTATTATTCTTTTTAATGGTTCAATATTTTTTTCTATAATAGGACCCATTTTATAATAACTAGTCCCATCCATATCTAATATTAATAACTTAATCTCTGGTTTATTCATTATAGTTAACTAAACCTAAATAATCACTAGCTAATAAAGAAGCTCCTCCAACTAAAGCTCCATCAATATTTGGCATTTTTAAATATTCTTGAATATTTGATGGTTTAACACTTCCACCATACTGAATAATAATTTGTTCAGCTGTATTTTTATCATAAATTTTTGCTAAATTATTTCTGATTTGTTTACATACTTCTTCAGCATCAATACTTGTTGCTGTTTTTCCAGTACCAATTGCTCAAATTGGTTCATAAGCAATAATTGCTTTGATTGCGTCTTCTTTTTTAATACCTTCAAACATTATATTAATTTGATTATTTACAAATTCAATAGTTTTTCCACTTTCTTTAGTTTGTAAAGTTTCACCACAACAAATAATTGGAGTTATATTATTTTCTAATAAAGCTTTAGCTTTTTTATTAACATCTAAATCAGTTTCATTAAACATTTCTCTTCTTTCAGAATGTCCAATAATTACATATTCAACTCCGATTTCTTTTAGCATTGTAGTTGAAATTTCTCCAGTATAAGCACCCTTATCTTTATAATGTACGTTTTGAGCAGCTATTTTAACATTTTTTGCAAGTTTTAGCCCAGTTTGTAACATTACATAAGGTACAGCTAATCCCGCTATAATT
This genomic window from Mycoplasma mycoides subsp. capri contains:
- the gpmI gene encoding 2,3-bisphosphoglycerate-independent phosphoglycerate mutase encodes the protein MKVKRPVLLAILDGWGISEPDKGNAVDNANMVFVEYLKKTYPWLKAHASGKWVGLPDNQMGNSEVGHIHLGAGRINLESLAKLNHETKTNNIAKNEEIVKSFEYVKNNNSALHLMGLFSNGGVHSHFDHMIAIYKAAIDYGITNIKFDLITDGRDTKPKLAYDFVKDLLELIKQNNNIGVISSISGRYYAMDRDKRFDRSRIAYNAITNRNNVRSFTNILDYIQQEYMINHDDEMIIPAFNQDDLNGNLKANDAIIMTNFRPDRAIQISSILTNKNYIAWQSEAFSDAEFIGDKIRFVSMMKYSDSITSPHIAYPPKPLTNTLGQYLSKLGLKQLRIAETEKIAHVTFFFDGGNDYFKNGLAKNDEITLANAYIDLIPSAKVATYDLKPQMSAVEITDKLLDEIKKDEFDFIVLNFANCDMVGHTGNNKATEIACKTLDEQLKRIHEEFVLRHNGIMVITADHGNAEIMIDKDGQVNKKHTTSLVPIIITDLNIKLKQNDPAIAKVAPTILDLMNIEIPKEMELESMIDHN
- a CDS encoding HAD-IIB family hydrolase — translated: MNKPEIKLLILDMDGTSYYKMGPIIEKNIEPLKRIINKGVKVVFVTGRPVLAKLNSLKHHGLLVDHQLIAGYNAACIYDLSKDQILLSNPISTDQAKKVFDLVTSDKYKNSDIKIWGYVDDLKTVITNKWTQNPSDYHDETVFFDGQVLEYKDIKDDFNFKFFKLLGFDANKEFYDILVNELNFNIATNDNKLAEINKKNVNKKLAVEWFSNYFNIDLKNIAAIGDGMNDWEMINHVGYKVAIKNSVEPIKKIANIYIDKTAEQGAVEEFIKHYILGE
- the tpiA gene encoding triose-phosphate isomerase, which produces MKKKVIFGNWKMNGTNESLTDFLNQVDNKIDSSKIIAGLAVPYVMLQTGLKLAKNVKIAAQNVHYKDKGAYTGEISTTMLKEIGVEYVIIGHSERREMFNETDLDVNKKAKALLENNITPIICCGETLQTKESGKTIEFVNNQINIMFEGIKKEDAIKAIIAYEPIWAIGTGKTATSIDAEEVCKQIRNNLAKIYDKNTAEQIIIQYGGSVKPSNIQEYLKMPNIDGALVGGASLLASDYLGLVNYNE